A single region of the Arthrobacter sp. PAMC25564 genome encodes:
- the mgrA gene encoding L-glyceraldehyde 3-phosphate reductase, which translates to MTYVAAETRYDSMPYRRVGRSGLKLPAISLGLWHNFGDDKPFETQRAILRRAFDLGVNHFDLANNYGPAAGSAETNFGRHLRDDFRPYRDELIISTKAGYDMWPGPFGEWGSRKYLLASLDQSLNRMGLEYVDIFYSHRPDPETPMEETMGALDAAVRSGKALYAGISSYTPEQTLEAARILRELGTPLLIHQPSYSMLNRWTENGSPNLYEALEQVGAGCIAFSPLAQGMLTDRYLEGIPADSRAAQAKSLAESTITADRLDRVRGLNGIAEGRGQSLAQMAIAWILRGQARGSSVSSALVGASSVSQLEDTLSAINNLDFSAEELTAIEEFAVESDINLWAQKQPG; encoded by the coding sequence ATGACTTATGTTGCAGCAGAAACCCGTTACGACTCCATGCCCTACCGCCGCGTGGGCCGCAGCGGGCTGAAGCTCCCGGCCATTTCGCTGGGCCTTTGGCACAACTTTGGCGACGACAAGCCTTTCGAAACCCAGCGGGCCATCCTGCGCCGGGCCTTCGACCTCGGCGTCAACCACTTCGACCTCGCCAACAATTACGGCCCGGCGGCCGGCTCGGCCGAGACCAACTTCGGCCGCCACCTGCGCGACGATTTCAGGCCGTACCGGGATGAGCTCATCATTTCGACCAAGGCCGGCTACGACATGTGGCCGGGCCCGTTCGGCGAATGGGGCTCCCGCAAGTACCTGCTCGCGAGCCTGGACCAGTCGCTGAACCGCATGGGCCTGGAGTACGTGGACATCTTCTACAGCCACCGCCCGGACCCGGAGACGCCGATGGAAGAGACCATGGGCGCACTGGATGCGGCCGTCCGCTCCGGCAAGGCCCTGTACGCCGGCATCTCCTCCTACACCCCCGAGCAAACCCTCGAGGCGGCACGGATCCTGCGGGAACTTGGCACGCCACTGCTGATCCACCAGCCCAGCTACTCCATGCTGAACCGCTGGACCGAAAACGGCAGCCCCAACCTCTACGAGGCGCTGGAGCAGGTGGGCGCAGGCTGCATCGCGTTCTCCCCGCTGGCCCAGGGCATGCTCACCGACCGCTACCTGGAGGGCATCCCGGCCGATTCACGCGCCGCCCAGGCGAAGTCTCTGGCCGAATCCACCATCACGGCGGACAGGCTGGACCGGGTGCGCGGGCTCAACGGCATCGCCGAAGGCCGCGGCCAGTCGCTGGCACAGATGGCCATCGCGTGGATCCTCCGCGGCCAGGCCAGGGGATCGTCCGTGAGTTCTGCGCTCGTCGGCGCCTCCAGCGTCAGCCAGCTCGAGGACACACTCTCCGCCATCAACAACCTGGACTTCTCGGCGGAGGAGCTCACGGCCATCGAAGAGTTCGCCGTTGAGTCGGACATCAACCTGTGGGCGCAGAAACAGCCCGGCTGA
- a CDS encoding inositol-3-phosphate synthase yields MSSNPIRVAIVGVGNCATSLVQGVQYYRDADPQATIPGLMHVEFGKYHVNDVEFVAAFDVDAKKVGLDLSEAILASENNTIKIADVPPTGITVRRGPTLDGLGKYYLETIEQSTEEPVDVVQALKDAKVDVMVCYLPVGSQEAAEFYAQCAIDAGVAFVNALPVFIAGTKAWADKFTAAGVPIVGDDIKSQIGATITHRVMAKLFEDRGVTLDRTYQLNVGGNMDFKNMLERDRLESKKISKTQAVTSNVEADIAPRDVHIGPSDYVQWLDDRKWAFVRLEGRNFGDAPVSLEYKLEVWDSPNSAGVIIDAIRAAKIGLDRGIGGPLISASSYFMKSPPEQFNDDIAREKVEAFIRGDLER; encoded by the coding sequence GTGTCTTCAAATCCGATTCGTGTTGCAATCGTCGGCGTAGGTAACTGTGCCACTTCGCTGGTCCAGGGTGTCCAGTACTACCGGGATGCCGACCCCCAGGCCACGATCCCGGGTCTGATGCACGTGGAGTTTGGCAAATACCACGTCAACGACGTCGAATTTGTTGCCGCGTTCGACGTCGACGCCAAGAAGGTGGGCCTGGACCTGTCCGAAGCCATCCTGGCCAGCGAAAACAACACCATCAAGATCGCCGATGTCCCGCCGACCGGCATCACCGTCCGGCGCGGGCCGACCCTCGACGGGCTCGGCAAGTACTACCTCGAGACCATCGAGCAGTCCACCGAGGAGCCCGTCGACGTCGTCCAGGCGCTCAAGGACGCCAAGGTCGACGTGATGGTCTGCTACCTGCCGGTGGGGTCCCAGGAAGCCGCCGAGTTCTACGCCCAGTGCGCGATCGACGCCGGCGTGGCCTTCGTCAACGCGCTTCCGGTCTTCATCGCCGGGACCAAGGCCTGGGCTGACAAGTTCACCGCCGCCGGGGTGCCGATTGTCGGCGATGACATCAAGAGCCAGATCGGTGCCACCATCACGCACCGCGTCATGGCCAAGCTCTTCGAAGACCGCGGGGTCACGCTGGACCGCACCTACCAGCTGAACGTCGGCGGCAACATGGACTTCAAGAACATGCTGGAGCGCGACCGCCTGGAGTCCAAGAAGATCTCCAAGACGCAGGCCGTCACCTCCAACGTCGAGGCCGACATCGCCCCGCGCGACGTCCACATCGGCCCGTCGGACTACGTCCAGTGGCTCGACGACCGCAAATGGGCGTTCGTGCGCCTCGAGGGCCGCAACTTCGGCGATGCCCCGGTCTCGCTGGAATACAAGCTGGAGGTCTGGGACTCACCCAACTCCGCCGGCGTGATCATCGACGCCATCCGCGCCGCCAAGATCGGCCTGGACCGCGGCATCGGAGGCCCGCTGATCTCGGCGTCGAGCTACTTCATGAAATCCCCGCCGGAGCAGTTCAACGACGACATCGCCCGCGAAAAGGTTGAGGCCTTCATCCGCGGCGACCTCGAGCGCTAA
- a CDS encoding formate--tetrahydrofolate ligase produces the protein MSETTPARKAVLSDLQIAQQATMRPIEEVAAAAGINPEALEPYGRYKAKIDPAKLALSRAGGPSRAPGKVVLVSAMSPTPAGEGKSTTTVGLADSLARAGHKVMIALREPSLGPILGMKGGATGGGYSQVLPMDQINLHFTGDFHAVTSANNALMALVDNHIFQGNGLNIDPRRMTFKRVLDMNDRSLREVVIGLGGPAQGIPRQDGFDITVASEIMAVFCLATDLADLRGRLGRITFGYTYDRQPVTVADLGVQGALTMLLMDAIKPNLVQSIAGTPALVHGGPFANIAHGCNSLIATQTARSLADIVVTEAGFGADLGAEKYMDIKARVADVAPSAVVLVATIRALKMHGGVARDQLREPNMEALAAGVVNLQRHIRNVGKFGITPVVAVNRFGTDSQAELDWLLGWCATEGVPAAVADVWGRGGGGDGGDELAAKVAAAIEAPHTFRHLYPLELSVEDKIRTIAQEIYGADGVDFSVPALKRLAEIEKNGWSGFPVCMAKTQYSFSDDASRLGAPKGFTIHVRDLIPKTGAGFIVALTGAVMTMPGLPKVPAALQMDVDAEGNAVGLF, from the coding sequence ATGTCTGAGACCACACCTGCCAGGAAGGCGGTCCTGAGCGACCTTCAGATCGCGCAGCAGGCCACGATGAGGCCCATCGAGGAGGTTGCTGCCGCCGCCGGCATCAATCCCGAGGCGCTGGAACCCTACGGCCGCTACAAGGCCAAGATCGATCCGGCGAAGCTCGCTCTGTCCAGGGCGGGCGGCCCTTCCCGTGCCCCAGGCAAGGTGGTGCTGGTGTCCGCGATGTCCCCCACCCCCGCGGGCGAAGGAAAGTCCACCACCACGGTGGGGCTGGCGGATTCCCTGGCCCGTGCCGGGCACAAGGTGATGATCGCGCTGCGCGAGCCGTCGCTGGGCCCCATCCTCGGCATGAAGGGCGGCGCCACCGGCGGAGGCTACTCACAGGTGCTGCCGATGGACCAGATCAACCTGCACTTCACCGGAGACTTCCACGCCGTCACGTCAGCGAACAACGCCCTGATGGCCCTCGTGGACAACCACATCTTCCAGGGCAACGGGCTGAACATCGATCCGCGCCGGATGACCTTCAAGCGCGTGCTGGACATGAACGACCGCTCCCTCCGCGAGGTGGTGATCGGCCTGGGCGGACCGGCGCAGGGCATCCCGCGGCAGGACGGCTTCGACATCACCGTGGCGTCCGAGATCATGGCGGTCTTCTGCCTCGCCACGGATCTCGCCGACCTGCGCGGAAGGCTGGGCCGGATCACCTTCGGCTACACCTACGACCGCCAGCCGGTCACGGTCGCGGACCTGGGCGTGCAGGGTGCCCTGACCATGCTGCTAATGGATGCCATCAAGCCGAACCTGGTGCAGTCCATCGCCGGCACCCCGGCCCTCGTGCACGGCGGCCCGTTCGCCAATATTGCGCATGGCTGCAACTCCCTCATCGCCACGCAGACCGCCCGCAGCCTGGCGGACATCGTGGTCACCGAGGCCGGCTTCGGCGCGGATCTGGGTGCCGAAAAGTACATGGACATCAAGGCGAGGGTGGCCGACGTCGCGCCGTCCGCCGTCGTGCTGGTGGCCACCATCCGGGCCCTCAAAATGCACGGCGGCGTGGCCAGGGACCAGCTCCGGGAGCCCAACATGGAGGCGCTGGCGGCCGGCGTCGTGAATCTCCAGCGCCACATCCGCAACGTCGGGAAGTTCGGCATCACACCGGTGGTGGCGGTCAACAGGTTCGGCACCGACAGCCAGGCCGAGCTGGACTGGCTGCTGGGCTGGTGCGCCACGGAGGGGGTCCCGGCTGCCGTGGCCGATGTCTGGGGCCGGGGAGGCGGCGGCGACGGCGGGGACGAACTGGCGGCGAAGGTGGCCGCGGCCATCGAGGCACCGCACACCTTCCGGCACTTGTACCCGCTGGAGCTGTCGGTGGAGGACAAAATCCGGACCATCGCGCAGGAGATCTACGGCGCCGACGGCGTGGATTTCTCCGTCCCGGCACTCAAACGGCTCGCGGAAATCGAGAAGAACGGCTGGTCGGGTTTCCCGGTCTGCATGGCGAAGACCCAGTATTCCTTCAGCGACGACGCGTCCAGGCTCGGTGCACCCAAGGGCTTCACCATCCATGTGCGCGACCTTATCCCCAAGACCGGGGCCGGCTTCATCGTGGCACTCACCGGCGCCGTGATGACCATGCCCGGGCTGCCCAAGGTCCCGGCTGCCCTCCAGATGGACGTCGACGCCGAAGGCAACGCCGTCGGCCTCTTCTAA
- the mshA gene encoding D-inositol-3-phosphate glycosyltransferase codes for MSLIRRVAFLSLHTSPMEQPGSGDAGGMNVYVRALAAALAETGVEVEIFTRSTAAGQAAVEHPSPGVCVHNVMAGPPRKLPKEALPELLHSMVAEVDRIRHLQPHGRYDMIHSHYWVSGVAGLELSQLWGLPLVHTMHTMAKVKNLLLESGEQPEPRRREDGEQRIVDAATRLIANTGTEAAELVSHYNADPDHIDVAPPGVDLTVFTPAFRGRSRAAHGVPPGRFHLLFAGRIQRLKGPQVLIKAAALLRSRRPDIDLQLTVLGAISGAKDFDLKSLISAAGMDDVATHHPPVSAPELAGWYRSADVVVMPSYSESFGLVALEAQACGTPVVATKVGGLSRAIFDGRTGLLVDGHKPEDWADALEALYDDPATREDMGRAASLHAQGFGWQRTAAITLESYHTAAAQHFGSLHIPVGHAP; via the coding sequence ATGTCGCTGATCCGGCGTGTCGCCTTCCTCTCCCTGCATACCTCGCCGATGGAGCAGCCCGGATCGGGCGACGCCGGCGGCATGAACGTCTACGTCCGGGCACTGGCCGCGGCCCTCGCGGAGACCGGCGTCGAAGTGGAGATCTTCACGCGGTCCACCGCCGCCGGGCAGGCCGCCGTCGAACATCCCTCCCCGGGAGTGTGCGTCCACAATGTCATGGCAGGTCCGCCGCGGAAACTGCCCAAGGAGGCACTGCCGGAGCTGCTGCACAGCATGGTCGCCGAGGTCGACCGGATCCGGCACCTCCAGCCGCACGGCCGTTACGACATGATCCATTCGCACTACTGGGTGTCCGGGGTGGCCGGGCTCGAACTGTCCCAGCTCTGGGGGCTGCCGCTGGTACACACCATGCACACCATGGCCAAGGTCAAGAACCTGCTGCTGGAGTCCGGTGAACAGCCGGAACCGCGCCGGCGCGAGGACGGCGAGCAGCGGATCGTCGACGCCGCCACCCGGCTGATCGCCAATACCGGGACCGAAGCCGCGGAGCTGGTCTCCCACTACAACGCCGACCCAGACCACATTGACGTGGCGCCGCCGGGCGTGGACCTGACCGTCTTCACCCCCGCCTTCCGGGGCCGCTCCCGGGCGGCGCACGGAGTTCCGCCCGGCAGGTTCCATCTGCTGTTCGCCGGCCGGATCCAGCGGCTCAAAGGCCCGCAGGTCCTGATCAAGGCGGCCGCGCTGCTCCGATCCCGCCGCCCGGACATCGACCTGCAGCTCACGGTCCTGGGCGCCATCAGCGGTGCGAAGGACTTTGACCTGAAGTCGCTGATCAGCGCCGCCGGGATGGACGACGTCGCCACCCACCACCCGCCGGTCAGCGCGCCGGAGCTGGCCGGCTGGTACCGCTCGGCCGACGTCGTCGTGATGCCCTCCTACAGCGAATCCTTCGGGCTCGTGGCCCTGGAGGCCCAGGCCTGCGGCACGCCGGTGGTCGCCACCAAGGTGGGGGGGCTGTCCCGCGCCATCTTCGACGGACGGACCGGGCTGCTGGTGGACGGGCACAAACCCGAGGACTGGGCAGACGCCCTCGAGGCCCTCTATGACGACCCCGCCACGCGGGAGGACATGGGCCGTGCCGCCTCGCTGCACGCCCAGGGGTTCGGCTGGCAACGGACGGCCGCCATCACCCTGGAGAGCTACCACACCGCCGCGGCACAGCACTTTGGGAGCCTGCACATCCCGGTGGGCCACGCGCCCTGA
- a CDS encoding 6-phospho-beta-glucosidase: MRLMIAGGGGFRVPLVYRALSSGPFAGLVRELVLYDVDAGRLAAVDAVLASLAGQSTDAGFPTVRATTSLAEALDGTDMVFAAIRPGGTAGRTADERIALDLGLLGQETTGAGGISYALRSIPRMLELAAEMRRRCPEAWLLNFTNPAGIVTEALVPVLGHRVVGICDSASGLVHRAARAAGVALPEGRLQGKLDGILDGVGYYGLNHLGWLYRLESGGRDVLPELLADAAALAGFEEGRLFGQEFLAGLGCLPNEYLYYYYDTVRAVAGIRASAQTRGESIDRQQSALYPRLAAAGPEAYPLWEAARRSREEGYLAEARTAGERRDESDLDGGGYERVALAAMRALSGGGEAELILNTPNTVPGAGPGLVPAVPGLPADAVVEVPCRVSPDGVVPLPQDRPAPAQLALMRRVKDVERLVVQAAGLSAGQAAGQGRRQAALAAFARHPLVDSEVLAGQLLAGYEAAFPELALLWRGGDGPAPGHDAGFPRV, encoded by the coding sequence ATGCGGCTCATGATTGCCGGCGGCGGCGGGTTCCGGGTTCCGCTGGTCTACCGGGCCCTCTCCTCCGGACCCTTCGCGGGGCTCGTCCGGGAGCTCGTCCTGTACGACGTCGACGCCGGCCGGCTGGCCGCCGTCGACGCGGTCCTGGCCTCGCTCGCCGGGCAGTCCACGGACGCTGGCTTCCCCACGGTCCGCGCCACCACCTCCCTCGCCGAGGCGCTCGACGGCACGGACATGGTGTTTGCCGCGATCCGCCCGGGCGGCACCGCCGGCCGGACGGCGGACGAGCGGATCGCCCTGGACCTGGGGCTCCTCGGCCAGGAGACCACCGGCGCCGGCGGAATCTCCTATGCCCTGCGGTCGATCCCCCGGATGCTCGAGCTCGCGGCGGAGATGCGGCGCCGGTGCCCGGAGGCGTGGCTGCTCAACTTCACCAATCCGGCGGGCATCGTCACGGAGGCGCTGGTCCCCGTGCTCGGCCACAGGGTTGTCGGCATCTGCGATTCCGCCAGCGGCCTCGTGCACCGGGCGGCGCGGGCCGCCGGCGTCGCCCTCCCGGAGGGAAGGCTCCAGGGGAAGCTCGACGGAATTCTCGACGGCGTGGGCTACTACGGGCTCAACCACCTGGGCTGGCTCTACCGGCTGGAGTCCGGCGGCCGGGATGTTCTGCCGGAGCTGTTGGCGGATGCCGCGGCACTGGCAGGCTTCGAGGAAGGCCGGCTGTTTGGCCAGGAATTCCTCGCCGGCCTTGGCTGCCTGCCGAACGAGTACCTCTATTACTACTACGACACCGTCCGCGCCGTGGCCGGGATCCGGGCCTCCGCCCAGACCCGCGGCGAGTCCATTGACCGGCAGCAGTCGGCGCTGTACCCGCGGCTGGCGGCCGCGGGGCCGGAGGCGTATCCGCTTTGGGAGGCTGCGCGCCGGTCCCGCGAAGAAGGTTATCTGGCCGAGGCTCGGACGGCGGGCGAGCGCCGGGACGAGAGCGACCTGGACGGCGGCGGCTATGAACGCGTCGCCCTGGCGGCCATGCGGGCCCTGTCCGGCGGCGGCGAAGCGGAGCTGATCCTCAATACCCCCAACACGGTGCCGGGCGCAGGTCCCGGCCTGGTCCCCGCGGTCCCGGGGCTGCCCGCGGACGCCGTTGTCGAGGTTCCGTGCCGGGTGAGCCCCGACGGCGTCGTGCCGCTGCCGCAGGACCGCCCGGCTCCGGCGCAGCTGGCGCTGATGCGGCGGGTCAAGGACGTCGAACGCCTCGTCGTGCAGGCGGCCGGACTGTCAGCCGGGCAGGCAGCCGGGCAGGGCCGGCGGCAGGCGGCCCTCGCGGCCTTCGCCCGGCATCCCCTGGTCGATTCGGAGGTCCTCGCCGGGCAGCTGCTCGCCGGCTATGAGGCCGCGTTCCCGGAACTGGCGCTGCTCTGGCGTGGCGGGGACGGCCCCGCTCCGGGGCACGACGCCGGGTTTCCCCGGGTTTGA
- a CDS encoding carbohydrate kinase family protein — translation MDANPMRRYDPLSAVRSPASEGFDLLLTGTVFQDIIFTGLPHLPRAGTEIWSEGMGSCPGGVANQAIAAARLGLRTGLAAAFGDDGYGDFNWKILAGQEHVDLSLSRRVPGWHSPVTVSLSVEKDRSMVTHGHPAPVTSTELIGCPPPALAAIAELGEEMEPWALDAGKAGVRLFGDVGWDPTGAWSAARLENLQYFHAFMPNQHEAMAFTGRDNPWSALYSLADKVPVAVVTLGPQGAMAVDSETGEEEWVPSLPVSAYDPTGAGDCFGAAFIVGCLAGWPLGDRLRFANLCAALAVQEVGGSLAAPGWGDIADWWQRANARKERQGSQWLRRYRFLEEIVRDVPPEAQRRATATIAHLSDA, via the coding sequence ATGGACGCGAATCCAATGCGGCGCTACGATCCGCTGTCCGCCGTCCGCAGCCCGGCGTCGGAGGGTTTCGACCTGCTCCTGACCGGCACCGTCTTCCAGGACATCATCTTCACCGGGCTGCCGCACCTGCCCCGGGCCGGCACCGAAATCTGGAGCGAGGGGATGGGCAGCTGCCCCGGCGGGGTAGCCAACCAGGCGATTGCCGCGGCCCGGCTGGGGCTGCGGACCGGGCTGGCCGCCGCGTTCGGGGACGACGGCTACGGCGACTTCAACTGGAAGATCCTGGCCGGGCAGGAACACGTTGACCTGTCCCTGTCCCGGCGCGTTCCGGGCTGGCACTCGCCCGTCACGGTGTCCCTCAGCGTCGAGAAGGACCGCTCGATGGTGACGCACGGCCATCCGGCGCCGGTGACCTCGACCGAACTGATCGGATGCCCGCCGCCGGCGCTCGCGGCCATCGCGGAACTCGGCGAGGAAATGGAACCATGGGCCCTGGACGCCGGCAAGGCCGGCGTCCGGTTGTTCGGCGACGTCGGCTGGGACCCCACGGGCGCCTGGTCCGCCGCCCGGCTGGAGAACCTGCAGTATTTCCACGCCTTTATGCCCAACCAGCACGAAGCGATGGCGTTCACCGGCCGCGACAATCCCTGGTCCGCGCTGTATTCGCTCGCGGACAAGGTGCCGGTGGCCGTCGTGACGCTGGGCCCCCAGGGCGCCATGGCCGTCGATTCCGAAACGGGCGAAGAGGAATGGGTGCCCTCCCTGCCGGTCTCGGCCTACGATCCCACCGGCGCCGGGGACTGCTTCGGCGCGGCCTTCATCGTGGGCTGCCTGGCCGGCTGGCCGCTCGGGGACAGGCTCCGTTTCGCCAACCTGTGCGCCGCCCTGGCCGTGCAGGAGGTGGGCGGTTCGCTTGCGGCGCCCGGCTGGGGGGACATCGCCGACTGGTGGCAACGGGCCAACGCCCGGAAGGAGCGGCAGGGCAGCCAGTGGCTGCGCCGCTATCGCTTCCTCGAGGAGATCGTCCGGGATGTGCCGCCGGAGGCGCAGCGGCGCGCGACGGCGACCATCGCGCACCTTTCGGACGCGTAG
- the alr gene encoding alanine racemase, whose amino-acid sequence MTYPAATGDFRTDMAAAAARPEERSAVIDLEAIRHNVRRLAAVASPAQVMAVVKADAYGHGAVPVARAALGAGAGWLGVAHISEALALRAAGIEAPLLAWLHTPESNFAAAVAAGIDIGCSGWELDRVVAAVRDQERPARIHLKVDTGLGRNGATLAAWDAVVGEAMEYQDQGLLRVVGIFSHLAVADEPERPETDEQLAVFREALAIAQDAGADPEVRHLANTPATLSRPDTHFDLVRVGLGIYGLSPFEGQSSAELGLRPAMTVRTVVSHCKDVPAGQGVSYGLNYRTAGASTLGLIPLGYADGVPRVATGGPVRVEGVNYPVVGRIAMDQMVIDLGPRNVTAGGPSILGAQAVLFGNGEDGGPTAEDWARAAGTNNYEIVTRISPRVPRRYINEVPYPHDGGAAVAGASGNNKATP is encoded by the coding sequence GTGACTTACCCAGCAGCGACAGGCGACTTCCGCACCGATATGGCGGCCGCAGCGGCCCGCCCCGAGGAGCGTTCGGCAGTAATCGACCTCGAGGCCATCCGGCACAATGTGCGCCGGCTGGCGGCCGTGGCCTCGCCGGCCCAGGTCATGGCAGTGGTCAAGGCCGACGCATACGGGCATGGCGCCGTTCCGGTGGCCCGGGCCGCCCTCGGTGCCGGCGCGGGCTGGCTCGGCGTGGCCCACATTTCCGAGGCGCTGGCCCTGCGCGCGGCCGGGATCGAGGCACCGCTGCTGGCCTGGCTGCACACCCCGGAGAGCAACTTCGCCGCCGCCGTCGCCGCCGGCATCGACATCGGCTGCTCGGGCTGGGAGCTGGACCGGGTGGTGGCAGCGGTCCGTGATCAGGAACGGCCCGCCCGCATCCACCTGAAGGTGGACACCGGCCTGGGCCGCAACGGCGCCACCCTGGCAGCCTGGGACGCCGTCGTCGGCGAGGCCATGGAGTACCAGGACCAGGGCCTGCTGCGGGTGGTGGGCATCTTCTCCCACCTGGCCGTCGCCGACGAGCCCGAGCGTCCGGAAACCGACGAGCAGCTGGCCGTTTTCCGCGAGGCCCTCGCCATCGCCCAGGACGCCGGCGCGGACCCCGAAGTGCGCCACCTCGCCAACACTCCGGCCACCCTGTCCCGCCCCGACACGCACTTTGACCTGGTCCGGGTGGGCCTGGGCATCTATGGGCTGTCCCCCTTCGAAGGGCAGAGCTCCGCGGAGCTGGGGCTGCGCCCGGCCATGACGGTCCGCACGGTCGTGTCACACTGCAAGGACGTGCCCGCCGGCCAGGGCGTCTCCTACGGCCTGAACTACCGCACCGCCGGGGCCAGCACCCTGGGGCTCATCCCGCTGGGCTACGCCGACGGTGTCCCGCGCGTTGCCACCGGCGGCCCGGTCCGGGTGGAGGGCGTGAACTACCCGGTCGTCGGCCGGATCGCGATGGACCAGATGGTGATCGACCTCGGACCGCGCAACGTGACCGCCGGCGGCCCGAGCATCCTCGGGGCCCAAGCCGTGCTGTTCGGGAACGGCGAGGACGGCGGCCCGACGGCGGAGGACTGGGCCCGCGCCGCCGGGACCAACAACTACGAGATCGTCACCCGGATCAGCCCCCGGGTGCCGCGCCGCTACATCAACGAAGTACCCTACCCCCACGACGGGGGCGCCGCCGTGGCCGGAGCATCCGGCAACAACAAGGCCACGCCGTGA
- the tsaE gene encoding tRNA (adenosine(37)-N6)-threonylcarbamoyltransferase complex ATPase subunit type 1 TsaE, producing the protein MSAAAWQRTLEVQTAEHTHTLGAALGAQLAAGDLVILTGELGAGKTTFTQGLGEGMGVRAGIISPTFVLVRIHPNLPDGPRPGGPDLVHVDAYRLESASEIDDIDLENTMDSAVTVVEWGRDRVEHLSESRLEVDLYRALGGTPAASSGHGSPGPAEAGGVLDFDTDDDGEPRTVVIRGFGPRWAQPPALPGLPILPGTLPAAAEGNS; encoded by the coding sequence GTGAGCGCGGCGGCCTGGCAACGGACGCTCGAAGTCCAGACGGCGGAGCACACCCATACCCTCGGGGCGGCCCTCGGCGCCCAGCTGGCGGCGGGGGATCTCGTGATCCTCACCGGCGAACTCGGGGCGGGCAAGACGACGTTCACCCAGGGGCTCGGCGAAGGGATGGGCGTGCGCGCCGGCATCATTTCACCGACCTTCGTGCTGGTCCGCATCCACCCCAACCTGCCCGACGGCCCGCGCCCGGGCGGCCCGGACCTCGTGCACGTGGACGCGTACCGGCTGGAGTCCGCATCCGAAATCGATGACATTGACCTCGAAAACACGATGGACAGCGCCGTCACCGTCGTCGAATGGGGCCGCGACCGGGTGGAACACCTGAGCGAGAGCCGGCTCGAGGTGGACCTGTACCGCGCGCTGGGCGGCACCCCGGCGGCTTCGTCCGGGCACGGCTCGCCGGGACCGGCGGAGGCCGGCGGCGTCCTGGACTTTGACACGGACGACGACGGCGAGCCCCGCACCGTGGTGATCCGCGGCTTCGGTCCGCGCTGGGCACAGCCCCCGGCGCTTCCCGGGCTCCCGATCCTTCCCGGGACCCTTCCCGCCGCCGCGGAAGGGAACTCCTGA
- the tsaB gene encoding tRNA (adenosine(37)-N6)-threonylcarbamoyltransferase complex dimerization subunit type 1 TsaB — MLILAIDTSAVASAALVSDGATESRLGSFATEDTRSHAEVLAPGIERLLAEAGLAGADVDAIVTGVGPGPFTGLRSGIVTARTLAFVWNKPLYGVMSLDAIALDVARSAEAPPEFLVATDARRKEVYWARYTLTGARLPRLLDGPHVGFAADLPGLPVYGAGAGIYSGVLHAVPGFSDRQPEALGLGRLALARLAAGEQLLDSTPLYLRESDAQVPGPRKRAL; from the coding sequence ATGCTGATCCTCGCCATCGACACCTCCGCCGTGGCCAGCGCCGCCCTCGTTTCCGATGGTGCGACGGAGTCCCGGCTGGGCAGCTTCGCCACCGAGGACACCCGCAGCCACGCGGAAGTCCTGGCACCGGGGATCGAGCGGCTCCTGGCCGAGGCCGGCCTGGCCGGCGCCGACGTCGACGCCATCGTCACAGGGGTGGGCCCGGGCCCCTTCACCGGCCTGCGCTCGGGGATCGTCACCGCCCGCACCCTCGCCTTTGTCTGGAATAAACCGCTGTACGGCGTCATGAGCCTGGACGCGATCGCCCTCGACGTGGCCCGGTCAGCCGAGGCGCCGCCGGAGTTCCTGGTGGCGACCGATGCGCGGCGCAAGGAGGTCTACTGGGCCCGGTACACCCTCACCGGCGCCCGGTTGCCGCGGCTCCTCGATGGCCCGCACGTGGGGTTCGCCGCGGACCTCCCCGGGCTGCCGGTCTATGGCGCCGGGGCCGGGATTTACTCCGGGGTGCTCCACGCCGTCCCCGGATTCAGCGACCGGCAGCCGGAGGCCCTCGGGCTGGGCAGGCTGGCGCTCGCCCGGCTCGCGGCAGGAGAACAGCTGCTGGATTCGACCCCGCTGTACCTGCGCGAGTCCGACGCCCAGGTGCCGGGCCCCCGGAAGCGCGCGCTGTGA